The window CTCCGCTGAAGCTGATGCCGAGATAGCCGACATGCCCGGCGACGTAGGGGCAGAGCCGCAGGAGCGCGCTGAAGGCCGTCCAGAGATCATCGACACACCCGCCGAGCACGTAGCGATTGCGGTCGTGAATATCGTGCAACACATGCCACATCGGATCGCTGGAAATCGTGCCGTGAATCGACCGCCCGATCCCGCGCGAAAAGGGAAACAGCAGCGCGGCATCCGTGAAGGGCAGATGGGTGTCCGGTCCCGGGCGCCCCGCGTAACCGTGCCCGATCACGAATCCCCGCCGCACCGGACCCTCGCGCGGCAGCAACAGCCAGCCTCGCGCGCGAACGCGATCGGTCGACCAATACGAAATTTCGAAGACGCGCCACGCGGCGGCATCCGTGCCCGTGTCCCGCAGCGTCGGCTTCGTCGCGACCTTCAGCGCGCGATCGTAGCGAGCGCGCCAGAAATTCGCAAAGTCGGCGGGAGGCGTCGGCGCCGTCACGCGCAGGAGATCGCTCTCGGAATACCCGTGCGTCGGGTCGAACCCATAGCGCGGCGCGGCGAGTCCGGTGCTCATGGCGTGCGCTCGAGGAAGCGGCCCCGTCCCACCGTGCCGACGAAGACGCCATCGCGCACCGCCACCTCGCCACGCACCGTCACCACGCTCGGACGGCCCTTGATCTCCCAGCCCTCGAAGGCGTTGTAGTCGACCGCGTGCGTCTGCGTCGCCTTCGACAGCGTGCCGCGATACGACGGATCGTAAACGACGAGGTCGGCGTCCGCCCCGGGCTGGATCGTCCCCTTGCGCGGAAAGAGGCCGAACTGCCTCGCCGCGTTCGTGCTCGCGACGGCGACGAAGGTCTGCAGATCGAGCCGGCCGGTGCACACGCCGTGGGTGTAAAGCAGGTTCACGCGTTCTTCGAGGGACGGAATGCCGTTCGGAATCTTCGTGAAATCGGAGACTCCCATCGGCTTCTGCGTTTCGAAATCGAACGGCGCGTGATCCGTCGCGACCGTCTGCACCGTGCCCGAGCGCAGCGCGTTCCAGAGAAACTCCTGATTCGCCACGTCTCGCAACGGCGGCGACATCACGAATTTGGCGGCCTCGAATCCGTCGCGCTCGGCATACGTGCGGTCGAGCAGCAGATACTGAATGAGCGTCTCGATGGCGACGTTCACGCCCTTCAACCGGGCCTCCACCGCCTCGCGCACCGCCTCCACGCAGCTCGTGTGCACGATGTAGATCTGCGCGCCGGTGAGCTGCGCAAAGCTCATGAGATGGTGCACGCCCTCGGCCTCCACCTCGGGCGGCCGGCTGAGATAGTGCCCCTCCGGCCCGGTCACGCCCGCGGCGAGCAACTCCTTCTGCCGCTCGGCGACGAGGGTCTCGTTCTCGCAATGCGCGCAGACGACCACGCCCAGTTCACTGGCGAGCTTGAGCGTGCGATAGAGCTCGCTGTCGTCGATGCCAAACGCGCCCTTGTAGGCGAGGAAGATTTTGAAGGACTGCACGCCCCGCGCGACGATCTCGCGAAGCTGCGCTTCGCTGCCGGCGTCGAATCTCGTGACGCCCATGTGAAAGCTGTAATCGCAGGCCGACCTGCCTTCGCTCTGCGCGCGCCAGGTCTCGAAGCCGGCCATGGGCTCCTCTGCGCGCGATGGGCAGCACATGTCGAACAGCGTGGTCGTGCCGCCGACGAGCGCGGCCTTGCTCGCGGTCTCGTAGGTGTCCCGCGAATACGTGCCCATGAACGGGAGGTAGATGTGCGTGTGCGGATCGATGAACCCGGGAAACACATGCTTGCCCGTGGCATCGATCACCTCGGCGCCCGCCGGCGGCTCGATGTGAGAATCGATGCGCGTGATCGTTTCGCCCTCGCACCAGATGTCCGCCACGTAGCGGGCGTCGGCGGTGACGATTTCACCGTTCTTGATGAGCAGACTCATGGGAAATTCTTTCTCACACGGAGAGCGCGGAGGCCACGGGGATTTTCCCCGAGAGCCCCCCGAAGGACTCTATCTGGCCCAGACGTCTCCCTCGCCCGGGGCGAACCAGCGCGACGTGGTGACCTTTTGCTGGGTGTAGAACGCGACGCCCTCGCGCCCCTGCAAATGCAGATCGCCGAAGAACGACTCGTTCCAGCCGCTGAACGGGAAAAACGCCATCGGTGCGGGCACCGCCACGTTCACTCCGACCATGCCGGCATTGATGCGGTGGCGAAACTCGCGCGCCGCGCGGCCGGAATTCGTGAAAATCGCCGCGCCGTTGCCATAGGCCGAGCGATTGGCCGTTTCGATCGCGGCATCGAGATCATCCATGTGCACGACGCCGAGCACCGGGCCGAAGATCTCCTCGCTCATCACGGTCGCGTCGGGCGCGACGCCGTCGAGGATGGTCGGCCCCACGTAAAAGCCATTCGGCGCGCCGTCCACGCGCACCGCGCGGCCATCGGCCGCCACCCGGGCGCCCTCGCGCTCACCGAGATCGATCAACGACGCGACCCGGTCGCGATGCGCCGCGGTGATCACCGGCCCCATCTCGACGTTCGCGTCGCGGAACGCAGCGCCCACGCGGATGCGTTTCGCCGCGGCGACGAGTTCGGGAATGACGGTGTCCCGCGCCTTGCCCACGGCGATCGCCGTGGAACCAGCCATGCAGCGCTCACCCGCGCAGCCAAACGCCGCCTCGACCAGGCCGCGCACGGACTCCGTCACCGTCGCATCGGGCATGATCAGGATGAAATTTTTCGCGCCGCCGGCGGCCTGCACGCGTTTGCCGTGCTTCGTGCCGATATCGAAAATGTGGCGGGCGACGGGGGTCGAGCCGACGAAGGAAATCGCGCGCACCTTCGAGTGCACGAGCAGCGCATCGACGCAGGCGCGGCCGCCCTGGACGAGGTTGAAGACGCCCTTCGGCAGGCCGGCGACGTCGAGAAGCTCGGCGAGACGCGTCGCCGTAAGCGGCACCTTCTCGCTGGGCTTGAGGATGAACGTGTTTCCGCAGGCGAGCGCGAGCGGGAACATCCAGAGCGGCACCATGGCCGGAAAATTGAAGGGCACGATGCCCGCGCAGACGCCGAGCGGCTGGCGGATCACGTCGCAGTCGATGCCACGGGCGATGTTCTCGAGCGACTCGCCCATCAGCAGGCTCGGCGCGCCGCAGGCATACTCCACCATCTGGATGCCGCGTCGAAGGTCGCCGCGCGCCTCGCCGAGCGTCTTGCCGTGCTCGGTCGAGATCGTGAGTGCGATGGACTCGAACTCCGCCTCGAGCAGCGCCTTGTAACGGAACAGGACGCCAGCGCGATCGACCGCCGGAGTGTCGCGCCAGCCCGGGAAGGCCGCGCTGGCGGCATCGCAGGCCTGGTCGACCAGCTCCGCCCCGGCCAGCGGCACCTCGGCAATAATCTCGCCGAGAGCCGGATTGAAAACCGGAGCGGACTCGGCGGCGGGGGAAACGATCCACTCGCCGCCGATGAAACTTTTACAGATTGTCATGAAATCACGGAGTCCGCGGCTCAGCCACGGGCCAGCGCGTCGGATTGCGCGACGAAATCGTCGCCGCTCCACTCACCGTCCGCCTTCACCATCTTCTTTGCCTCCTGCGCGGCCTTGCGTTCCTTCTGCATGCGCACGAGTTCGGTGTGGCTGGTGAAGTAGGGCAGGCTCGCGCCGCGGAAATCGTCGAGCGTCTCGAAGCCATGCTTCTCCATGAAGGCCAGGAGCTGGTCGCACATCGGCTTCACGCAATCGTAGCCGAACTTCATTACGCCGGTGCAGACCTGCACCGTGTGCGAACCGAGCAGGATGAATTGCGCGGCGTCTTCGCCGGACTCGATGCCGCCGAGGCCGGAGAGCGTGCGGCCAGGGAACTCCGCATTGATGAGCTGCGAAATCTCCATGCACATGCGCAGGGCGATCGGCTTGACAGCCTTCGACGAGTAGCCACCGGGCGTCGTGTAACCCTCGACGCTCGGCTCGGGGCGAAGCGTCTCGAGATTCACGCCGATGACGCTGCGGATGGTATTGATCGCGCTCACGCCCTGGCAGCCGGCCTTCAGCGCGGCGCGGGTGGGCTCCTCGATGTGCGTGATGTTCGGGGTCATCTTCGCCCACACGGGCTTCGTCGTTGCGCTCATCACCCATTCGGAAACCTGCCCGAGAATTTCGGGATCCTGGCCCATGGCGCCGCCCATTTTCCGCTCGGGCATGCCGTGCGGGCACGAGAAATTCAGCTCGAAGGAATCCACGCCCGCCGCTTCGCAGCGCTGGACGAGCTCGATCCACGCATCCTTGTTGTATTCCTCCATGATCGACGCGATGAGGACGCCCTCGGGGTGCGCGTCCTTGATCTTCTTGAACTCCTCGATCCAGATGTCGAGCGAGCGGTCACTGATGAGCTCGATGTTCTCCCAGCCGATGATCTCCTTGCCATCGGCGGCCTTGAGCTTGCCGTAGCGGGGCGCAACGTTGATCACCTTCGAGGCGTCGAGGCTCACCGTCTTCGCGATCACCGCGCCCCACCCTTCGCGGAAGGCGCGGTTGATGACGTTCATGTTCGTGCCGGGAGGGCCGGAACCGATGATGAAGGGGTTCGGCAATTTGAGTCCGTCAACGGTCGTCGCGAGAGTGGCCATACGTCTTTAGGGGATTCCTTGATGAAAGAGTCTTGTTTAGCAATTTCGAGGCCAACTGCGTCATGCGCAACTGCCGAGCCACGCAATCGTCTTGTCGGCAAGGCGATCGAAAGCGGCGACGGCCAGCTCGAGATGCTCCTCCTTCGTGTCCTCGATCTTGTTGTGGCTGATGCCATGGAGACTCTGGACGAACATCATGACGGTCGGCACGCCGGCGCGAGAC of the Chthoniobacterales bacterium genome contains:
- a CDS encoding acetylxylan esterase, translating into MSTGLAAPRYGFDPTHGYSESDLLRVTAPTPPADFANFWRARYDRALKVATKPTLRDTGTDAAAWRVFEISYWSTDRVRARGWLLLPREGPVRRGFVIGHGYAGRPGPDTHLPFTDAALLFPFSRGIGRSIHGTISSDPMWHVLHDIHDRNRYVLGGCVDDLWTAFSALLRLCPYVAGHVGYLGISFSGGIGALALPWEARVQRAHLNVPTFGHQPLRLELGSTGSAASVQKFVKRHPKARDTLAYFDAASAAAHVRIPVHCACALYDPSVAPAGQFAIYNALAGPKSLFTLPAGHHAYPGQERAERELLQEIDNYFRDL
- the hydA gene encoding dihydropyrimidinase translates to MSLLIKNGEIVTADARYVADIWCEGETITRIDSHIEPPAGAEVIDATGKHVFPGFIDPHTHIYLPFMGTYSRDTYETASKAALVGGTTTLFDMCCPSRAEEPMAGFETWRAQSEGRSACDYSFHMGVTRFDAGSEAQLREIVARGVQSFKIFLAYKGAFGIDDSELYRTLKLASELGVVVCAHCENETLVAERQKELLAAGVTGPEGHYLSRPPEVEAEGVHHLMSFAQLTGAQIYIVHTSCVEAVREAVEARLKGVNVAIETLIQYLLLDRTYAERDGFEAAKFVMSPPLRDVANQEFLWNALRSGTVQTVATDHAPFDFETQKPMGVSDFTKIPNGIPSLEERVNLLYTHGVCTGRLDLQTFVAVASTNAARQFGLFPRKGTIQPGADADLVVYDPSYRGTLSKATQTHAVDYNAFEGWEIKGRPSVVTVRGEVAVRDGVFVGTVGRGRFLERTP
- a CDS encoding CoA-acylating methylmalonate-semialdehyde dehydrogenase, which encodes MTICKSFIGGEWIVSPAAESAPVFNPALGEIIAEVPLAGAELVDQACDAASAAFPGWRDTPAVDRAGVLFRYKALLEAEFESIALTISTEHGKTLGEARGDLRRGIQMVEYACGAPSLLMGESLENIARGIDCDVIRQPLGVCAGIVPFNFPAMVPLWMFPLALACGNTFILKPSEKVPLTATRLAELLDVAGLPKGVFNLVQGGRACVDALLVHSKVRAISFVGSTPVARHIFDIGTKHGKRVQAAGGAKNFILIMPDATVTESVRGLVEAAFGCAGERCMAGSTAIAVGKARDTVIPELVAAAKRIRVGAAFRDANVEMGPVITAAHRDRVASLIDLGEREGARVAADGRAVRVDGAPNGFYVGPTILDGVAPDATVMSEEIFGPVLGVVHMDDLDAAIETANRSAYGNGAAIFTNSGRAAREFRHRINAGMVGVNVAVPAPMAFFPFSGWNESFFGDLHLQGREGVAFYTQQKVTTSRWFAPGEGDVWAR
- the preA gene encoding NAD-dependent dihydropyrimidine dehydrogenase subunit PreA, which gives rise to MATLATTVDGLKLPNPFIIGSGPPGTNMNVINRAFREGWGAVIAKTVSLDASKVINVAPRYGKLKAADGKEIIGWENIELISDRSLDIWIEEFKKIKDAHPEGVLIASIMEEYNKDAWIELVQRCEAAGVDSFELNFSCPHGMPERKMGGAMGQDPEILGQVSEWVMSATTKPVWAKMTPNITHIEEPTRAALKAGCQGVSAINTIRSVIGVNLETLRPEPSVEGYTTPGGYSSKAVKPIALRMCMEISQLINAEFPGRTLSGLGGIESGEDAAQFILLGSHTVQVCTGVMKFGYDCVKPMCDQLLAFMEKHGFETLDDFRGASLPYFTSHTELVRMQKERKAAQEAKKMVKADGEWSGDDFVAQSDALARG